The following coding sequences are from one Bradyrhizobium sp. 200 window:
- a CDS encoding AI-2E family transporter has product MRRIDEQVFRLLLLAVTLAFAWILQPFYGAILWAIVLAVIFAPVHRRLIQSMRGRQSLAAAVTVLIIVAMVILPLTIVAASLAQEASDLFARIKSGEYNFASYLQRILDALPAWSTGLIERLNLTDFSALRERLASGLMRGGQVLAPQALSIGITTFEFILRLGIMLYLLFFLLRDGRALAERIKEAIPLHSDRKAALFAKFADVVRATVKGSILVAMAQGALGGIAFWFLGIHAPLLWAVLMAFLSLIPAIGSALVWLPVAIYFLATGAIWQGIGLILYGVLVIGLVDNLLRPYLVGKGTKLPDYVVLISTLGGIEVFGLNGFVIGPLIAAMFMVGWEIFAGSRQTDGA; this is encoded by the coding sequence GTGCGAAGAATTGATGAACAGGTTTTCCGGCTCCTGCTGCTCGCCGTCACCCTCGCCTTTGCGTGGATCCTGCAGCCGTTCTACGGGGCAATCCTTTGGGCGATCGTCCTGGCTGTCATCTTTGCGCCGGTTCATCGAAGGTTGATCCAGTCGATGCGGGGCAGGCAAAGCCTTGCGGCCGCGGTCACCGTTCTGATCATTGTTGCGATGGTCATCCTGCCGCTGACGATCGTCGCGGCGTCGCTGGCCCAGGAAGCATCGGACCTGTTCGCGAGAATCAAGTCCGGCGAGTACAACTTCGCCAGTTACCTGCAGCGGATACTCGACGCCCTGCCGGCTTGGTCAACCGGACTGATCGAGCGGCTCAACCTCACGGATTTTTCAGCCCTTCGCGAAAGGCTGGCGTCCGGCCTGATGAGGGGCGGGCAGGTTCTCGCCCCGCAAGCCCTCAGCATCGGGATCACCACATTCGAGTTCATCCTCCGCCTCGGCATCATGCTTTATCTGTTGTTCTTCCTGCTGCGGGATGGCCGGGCGCTGGCAGAACGGATCAAGGAGGCCATTCCGCTTCACAGCGACCGGAAGGCCGCGCTGTTCGCCAAATTCGCCGACGTCGTTCGCGCAACCGTCAAAGGCAGCATCCTCGTCGCCATGGCGCAAGGTGCGCTCGGCGGCATCGCGTTCTGGTTCCTCGGAATCCATGCGCCGCTGCTATGGGCCGTGCTGATGGCGTTCCTCTCGCTGATACCGGCCATCGGCTCCGCTTTGGTCTGGCTCCCGGTCGCGATCTACTTCCTGGCCACCGGCGCCATCTGGCAGGGGATCGGACTGATCCTCTATGGCGTGCTCGTCATTGGACTGGTGGACAATCTGCTCCGCCCCTATCTGGTCGGCAAGGGCACCAAGCTGCCCGACTACGTCGTGCTGATCTCCACGCTGGGCGGCATCGAAGTCTTCGGCCTGAACGGTTTTGTCATCGGCCCGTTGATTGCCGCGATGTTCATGGTGGGCTGGGAGATATTCGCCGGATCGCGGCAGACAGACGGCGCTTAG